A genomic region of Equus caballus isolate H_3958 breed thoroughbred chromosome 1, TB-T2T, whole genome shotgun sequence contains the following coding sequences:
- the GPR176 gene encoding G-protein coupled receptor 176 isoform X2, producing the protein MVLWSTCRTTVFKSVTNRFIKNLACSGICASLVCVPFDIVLSASPHCCWWIHTMLFCKVVKFLHKVFCSVTILSFPAIALDRYYSVLYPLERKISDAKSRELVMYIWAHAVVASVPVFAMTNVADIYAMSTCTEVWSNSLGHLVYVLIYNITTVIVPVAVVFLFLILIRRALSASQKKKVIIAALRTPQNTISIPYASQREAELHATLLSMVMVFILCSVPYATLVVYQTVLNVPDTSIFLLLTAIWLPKVSLLANPVLFLTVNKSVRKCLVGTLVQLHHRYSRRNVVSTGGGMADASLEPSMRSGSQLLEMFHIGQQQIFKPTEDEEESEAKYTGSADLQAKEILTGCLEGEQGPQFAPPAPPPGTVDSVSQVAAAASVEPETFPEKYSLQFGFGPFELPPQWLSETRNSKKRLLPPLGNTPEELIQTKMPKVGRVERKMSRNNKVSIFPKVDS; encoded by the exons ATGGTGTTATGGTCAACTTGCCGCACAACCGTGTTCAAATCTGTCACCAACAGGTTCATTAAAAACCTGGCCTGCTCGGGGATTTGTGCCAGCCTGGTCTGCGTGCCCTTCGACATCGTCCTCAGCGCCAGTCCGCACTGCTGCTGGTGGATCCACACCATGCTCTTCTGCAAGGTCGTCAAGTTTTTGCACAAAGTCTTCTGCTCTGTGACTATCCTCAGCTTCCCTGCCATTGCCTTGGACAG GTACTACTCAGTCCTCTATCCGCTGGAGAGAAAAATATCTGACGCCAAGTCCCGTGAACTGGTGATGTACATCTGGGCCCACGCAGTGGTGGCCAGCGTCCCTGTGTTTGCAATGACCAATGTGGCTGACATCTATGCCATGTCCACCTGCACCGAAGTCTGGAGCAACTCCCTGGGCCACCTGGTATACGTTCTGATCTATAACATCACCACGGTCATTGTGCCCGTGGCTGTGGTGTTCCTCTTCTTGATACTGATCCGACGGGCCCTGAGTGCCAGCCAGAAGAAGAAGGTCATCATAGCAGCGCTCCGGACCCCACAGAACACCATCTCTATCCCCTATGCCTCCCAGCGGGAGGCCGAGCTGCACGCCACCCTGCTCTCCATGGTGATGGTCTTCATCTTGTGTAGCGTGCCCTATGCCACCCTGGTCGTCTACCAGACTGTGCTCAATGTCCCTGACACTTCCATCTTCTTGCTACTCACTGCCATTTGGCTGCCCAAAGTCTCTCTGCTGGCAAACCCTGTGCTCTTTCTTACTGTGAACAAATCTGTCCGCAAGTGCTTGGTAGGGACCTTGGTACAACTGCACCACCGGTACAGTCGCCGCAATGTGGTTAGTACAGGGGGCGGAATGGCTGATGCCAGCCTGGAGCCCAGCATGCGCTCGGGCAGCCAGCTCCTGGAGATGTTCCACATTGGGCAGCAGCAGATCTTTAAGCCCACGGAGGATGAGGAAGAGAGCGAAGCCAAGTACACTGGCTCAGCTGACCTCCAGGCCAAGGAGATACTTACTGGCTGCCTGGAGGGAGAGCAGGGGCCACAGTTcgctccccctgccccacccccggGCACAGTGGACTCTGTATCccaggtggcagcagcagcctCTGTGGAACCTGAGACATTCCCTGAAAAGTATTCCCTACAATTTGGCTTTGGGCCTTTTGAGTTGCCTCCTCAGTGGCTCTCAGAGACCCGAAACAGTAAGAAGCGGCTGCTTCCCCCCTTGGGTAACACCCCAGAGGAGCTGatccagacaaagatgcccaagGTAGGCAGGGTGGAGCGAAAGATGAGCAGAAACAATAAAGTGAGCATTTTCCCAAAGGTGGATTCCTAG